A genomic window from Silene latifolia isolate original U9 population chromosome Y, ASM4854445v1, whole genome shotgun sequence includes:
- the LOC141627622 gene encoding uncharacterized protein LOC141627622 produces MFSELSQPEKDVSDLVFEEGSDESEVLFRNRLFQLRRYDLVSFISDTKISTNVINAWANLLNKREELKAASSPLRLYAFVTHNGIKCEDITEYDNVKLVSTKVNICVSKPMMFPLHSVSRISVRVNMVSRKIEVIHPMHPKSVDFSDSVRMVRDFVRCDMVSKSFRFKTVQFFSCEEFVPKTHAIDVVDDGIYLMCYMETYTGSRQLLKSQFINSRSGAAIGKTLLKQKMKYCFAVLSCPQNELSKQVLMAAKRLNVKSGKQAAVKEVEYTDTHLLDYVFLIRAGESAKDDVVVKTSFGQVTKEGMCSLKPRKWVADMVW; encoded by the exons ATGTTTTCTGAATTGAGCCAACCGGAGAAAGATGTTTCTGACTTGGTTTTTGAGGAAGGATCTGATGAAAG CGAGGTATTGTTCAGGAATCGTTTGTTCCAGCTAAGAAGGTACGATTTAGTGTCCTTTATCTCAGACACAAAGATTTCTACAAATGTGATAAATGCATGGGCTAATCTATTGAACAAGCGAGAGGAGTTAAAAGCTGCCTCATCCCCTTTGCGTTTATACGCTTTTGTGACTCATAAT GGAATCAAATGTGAAGATATTACCGAATACGATAACGTCAAATTG GTTTCTACTAAGGTTAATATATGTGTTTCAAAACCGATGATGTTCCCTTTACACTCCGTGAGCCGCATCTCGGTCCGTGTTAACATGGTGTCTCGAAAGATTGAAGTCATTCATCCTATGCATCCTAAATCAGTGGACTTCTCTGATTCTGTTCGCATGGTG AGGGATTTTGTTCGATGTGACATGGTCTCCAAATCATTCAGATTTAAGACAGTCCAGTTTTTCTCATGTGAAGAATTCGTCCCCAAAACGCATGCGATTGACGTCGTTGATGATGGCATTTATCTGATGTGTTACATGGAGACATATACGGGGTCCCGCCAATTGCTCAAATCTCAGTTCATAAAT TCTAGATCAGGGGCTGCAATTGGCAAGACCCTTCTTAAACAGAAGATGAAGTACTGTTTTGCGGTTTTGTCGTGTCCTCAGAACGAATTATCAAAACAAGTGTTGATGGCTGCGAAGCGTCTTAACGTCAAATCTGG GAAACAAGCGGCTGTAAAAGAAGTGGAATATACTGACACGCACCTGTTAGACTACGTGTTCCTTATACGTGCGGGAGAATCAGCTAAAGA TGACGTAGTCGTCAAGACAAGCTTTGGTCAAGTAACAAAGGAAGGCATGTGCTCTTTGAAACCCCGGAAGTGGGTTGCGGATATGGTATGGTGA